In Candidatus Desulfofervidus auxilii, one genomic interval encodes:
- a CDS encoding type II toxin-antitoxin system HicB family antitoxin has product MNNIKDAVKLYLESLLAHDESIPEEDITIKPLKVISYNFCKKRVALGCPQILDTVSVRGSL; this is encoded by the coding sequence ATGAATAACATAAAGGATGCAGTTAAATTATATTTAGAGAGCCTGTTAGCTCATGATGAATCAATACCTGAAGAGGACATAACGATAAAACCATTAAAGGTGATCTCCTATAATTTCTGTAAAAAGAGGGTGGCCTTGGGATGCCCCCAAATTTTGGACACTGTTAGTGTTAGGGGGTCGTTATAA
- a CDS encoding TolC family protein, which yields MRGINLLKILSITLILAIGLCFTVEALTLKEAISLAKKVYPPLKEKRHLYEQNRFLYKASFDPYFPTLSSDLSYQRTFESSVNSIGRLWDNQCTLGLTLNYRLFDGGYRYSIKEQTLHTFDQAQTDIKIIENDLNYMVKEAFYTALVKEKILQIRKEAEEIAKKNYELALAKRKAGLAMLSDVTQAQVRYTNARMETITAKKALEKAIAELNSLIGWSLDKKTKLEGKLKASWINANLSVLEELASQRRPEIERQALETKKAKEAIREYKSNYYPKLDTQLSYYRYDNDPKFNEKEAVVSVTLSYDIFDGFGRYHKVTAQRQALQAAKAQLAEIKRQIRLEVYQAYKDLELAFSNYQIASELVKEAQVNYDQAYGEYKVGKGDIISLIQSELNLVQSKVDWAQQLLNYNIAISALERAIFTNLTE from the coding sequence ATGCGAGGGATAAATCTTCTAAAGATATTATCTATTACGCTTATTCTGGCTATCGGTCTTTGTTTTACTGTTGAGGCACTAACTTTAAAAGAGGCTATTTCTTTGGCCAAAAAAGTATATCCACCTTTAAAGGAAAAACGTCATTTATATGAACAAAACCGTTTTCTTTATAAAGCCAGTTTTGACCCTTATTTCCCCACACTTTCCTCTGACCTTTCTTACCAAAGGACATTTGAGTCTTCTGTAAATTCCATTGGAAGATTATGGGATAACCAATGCACTCTGGGGTTGACCCTCAATTATCGGCTGTTTGATGGTGGTTATCGCTATAGTATAAAAGAACAAACCCTCCATACTTTTGATCAAGCCCAAACAGATATTAAGATAATAGAGAATGATTTAAACTATATGGTAAAAGAAGCCTTTTATACTGCCTTAGTCAAAGAGAAAATTTTGCAGATTAGAAAAGAAGCTGAAGAAATCGCTAAGAAAAATTATGAATTAGCCTTAGCTAAAAGGAAAGCCGGTCTGGCTATGTTATCTGATGTGACCCAGGCCCAAGTGAGATATACCAATGCGCGCATGGAAACAATAACAGCGAAAAAGGCATTAGAAAAGGCTATTGCTGAATTGAATAGTTTAATAGGCTGGTCTCTAGATAAAAAAACAAAGTTAGAAGGAAAACTTAAAGCTTCGTGGATTAATGCTAACTTATCTGTATTAGAAGAATTAGCTTCTCAAAGGAGACCAGAGATAGAAAGGCAGGCCCTAGAAACCAAAAAGGCTAAAGAAGCTATCAGAGAATATAAAAGTAATTATTATCCCAAGCTGGATACTCAACTGAGTTATTATCGGTATGATAACGACCCCAAGTTTAATGAAAAAGAAGCAGTAGTTTCCGTTACTCTTTCCTATGATATATTTGATGGATTTGGGCGATATCATAAAGTTACTGCTCAAAGACAAGCCCTTCAGGCAGCCAAAGCACAACTGGCAGAAATAAAAAGGCAAATTCGTCTGGAAGTGTATCAGGCCTATAAGGACCTGGAGCTGGCCTTCTCCAATTATCAAATAGCCTCAGAGTTGGTAAAAGAGGCACAGGTAAATTATGACCAGGCCTATGGAGAATACAAGGTAGGCAAAGGGGATATTATATCTTTAATTCAGTCTGAATTGAATTTAGTCCAAAGTAAAGTAGACTGGGCACAACAACTGTTGAATTACAACATTGCCATAAGTGCTTTAGAAAGAGCCATTTTTACTAACCTTACAGAGTAA
- a CDS encoding ABC transporter permease, producing the protein MKQTYSLLAYRIFFTLKQLLSAISFYRLRLLFSVSSIALGIGAIALIIGGIDGANKKVNEIFEMFGPDAILIVPGGERVTIRMRTQTLTWKDVNDIKENIPGIYEVIPMHFTRDIVKYKNKKWSTFIVGTTPLYFSSWQWYPADGVIFSKNDVAQKRAVCLIGAKIKEELFPDENPLGKFILVKKLPLKVIGVMEARGGAIGRKHIDDRIILPITTLMRRILNEDRYIAALRLRTHLDLEQTKENIRMLLRHNHKLGASAKDDFSLFTSAEVRKILQVISGSLVLFLGSAGIIALIVGGFILANLAYLSIKQRIKEIGIRRAYGARQKDIALLFLLEIIFTTILGGFAGIGVTLIGGIVLEKFGEIPMVFSAKIWLVAFSLSLGVGIAFGLRPALNAARINPIEAIRG; encoded by the coding sequence GTGAAACAGACCTATTCATTACTGGCATATCGCATATTTTTCACCCTTAAACAGCTCTTATCTGCCATTTCCTTTTATAGATTACGTTTGTTGTTTTCTGTTTCAAGTATCGCCCTAGGTATTGGAGCCATTGCCCTGATTATTGGTGGTATAGATGGAGCTAATAAAAAGGTAAATGAAATCTTTGAAATGTTTGGTCCTGATGCTATTTTAATCGTCCCTGGTGGAGAAAGAGTAACTATTAGAATGCGCACCCAAACCTTAACCTGGAAGGATGTAAACGACATTAAAGAAAATATCCCTGGTATATATGAAGTAATACCCATGCATTTTACCCGAGACATTGTAAAATATAAAAATAAAAAGTGGTCAACATTTATTGTAGGAACTACTCCCCTCTATTTTTCTAGCTGGCAGTGGTATCCTGCAGATGGTGTTATTTTTAGTAAAAATGATGTGGCCCAAAAAAGGGCAGTATGTCTTATTGGCGCAAAGATAAAAGAAGAGCTATTTCCAGATGAAAATCCTCTAGGCAAATTTATTTTGGTCAAAAAATTGCCTTTAAAAGTCATTGGGGTAATGGAAGCCAGAGGAGGAGCAATTGGACGCAAGCACATAGACGATAGAATTATTTTACCCATTACTACCTTAATGCGACGGATCTTAAACGAAGATAGATATATCGCTGCCCTGCGTCTTAGAACACACCTTGATTTGGAACAGACAAAAGAAAATATCAGGATGTTGCTCAGGCACAATCATAAACTTGGAGCTTCGGCAAAAGATGATTTTTCTCTGTTCACTTCGGCTGAGGTCAGAAAGATTTTACAAGTAATTTCTGGCAGTTTAGTGCTATTTTTGGGAAGTGCAGGCATTATTGCCTTGATTGTAGGAGGTTTTATTCTGGCCAACTTAGCTTATTTAAGCATTAAACAAAGGATTAAAGAAATTGGTATCAGAAGGGCCTATGGAGCAAGGCAAAAGGATATTGCCCTATTATTTTTACTGGAAATTATTTTTACCACCATATTAGGAGGATTTGCAGGAATAGGGGTAACCCTTATTGGCGGTATTGTCTTGGAAAAATTTGGTGAAATCCCTATGGTCTTTTCGGCAAAAATATGGCTAGTGGCTTTTAGCTTAAGTTTGGGTGTAGGGATTGCTTTTGGCCTACGTCCTGCCTTAAATGCTGCTCGCATTAATCCCATAGAAGCTATAAGAGGATGA
- a CDS encoding CopG family transcriptional regulator — protein MKRTQIYLSDDLYFELKNRSKRSISETIRQILRENLMPNKKEKILSSIDEAFGLWQDRKFDTETYIRNIRKGTRLDNFRY, from the coding sequence ATGAAAAGAACTCAAATTTATTTAAGTGATGACCTGTATTTTGAACTTAAAAATAGAAGCAAAAGAAGCATATCAGAAACTATAAGGCAAATTTTGAGAGAAAATCTAATGCCAAATAAGAAAGAAAAAATTTTATCATCTATTGATGAGGCATTCGGTTTGTGGCAGGATAGGAAATTTGATACAGAAACTTACATTAGAAACATAAGAAAGGGCACAAGACTTGATAATTTTAGATACTGA
- a CDS encoding IS3 family transposase, with translation MLAKRIHSISKQISPKGISLSVILKRLEISRSTFYYKTTKFSKDKILRERIRQLAMIYKTYGYKKITVLLKKEGFNVNHKKVYRIWKEEGFNRYGFFKSKRRHKTRQKEFNPAPATYAGEILAMDFIHDSLENGRAFRVFNVIDVYSRRAFEPVVGFSISGKVVSEHLEELFRLYGPPKMIRRDDGPEFKSKHFKALIHRWNIEEEVIPPGQPFNNGHMESFHKLLRLECLNREIFSDIFEAREKINNWIEDYNTCRLHSALGYKTPKEIWEKGRE, from the coding sequence ATGTTAGCTAAAAGAATACATAGCATAAGTAAACAGATTTCTCCTAAAGGTATTTCTTTAAGTGTGATACTTAAGAGATTAGAGATTTCTCGTTCAACCTTTTATTATAAAACAACTAAATTTTCTAAAGATAAGATTTTACGGGAAAGGATAAGGCAATTAGCCATGATTTATAAAACTTATGGTTACAAAAAAATTACTGTGCTTCTTAAGAAAGAGGGTTTTAATGTAAATCACAAAAAGGTTTATCGGATTTGGAAAGAAGAGGGATTTAATAGATATGGTTTCTTTAAGAGCAAGAGGCGGCATAAGACAAGGCAAAAAGAATTCAATCCTGCTCCTGCTACCTATGCCGGAGAAATTTTGGCAATGGATTTTATCCATGACAGTCTCGAAAATGGAAGGGCTTTTAGAGTGTTCAATGTAATAGATGTTTATTCCAGGAGGGCATTTGAGCCTGTGGTTGGCTTTAGTATTAGTGGTAAAGTTGTATCTGAGCATCTTGAAGAACTTTTTAGACTATACGGGCCTCCCAAAATGATAAGACGTGACGATGGGCCTGAATTTAAATCAAAACATTTCAAGGCACTTATACATAGATGGAATATAGAAGAGGAAGTGATACCACCTGGACAGCCATTTAATAATGGTCATATGGAAAGCTTTCACAAGCTTTTGCGCCTTGAATGCTTGAATAGAGAGATATTTAGTGATATTTTTGAGGCAAGGGAAAAGATAAACAACTGGATAGAGGATTACAACACTTGCAGATTACACAGTGCACTTGGATACAAAACACCAAAGGAAATATGGGAAAAAGGCAGAGAATAA
- a CDS encoding efflux RND transporter periplasmic adaptor subunit gives MKKIFMGILIVILSSVIIYILFPKSSKPKILKTARVWRGPITAFVEETGIVKPQVGALIKVGTRATGLLTYLPYQVGDFVKKGELLALIDDREILANLNSAKATLKSLQAELQLIDATYPLQIKEQEAKVQAAKARYDYAVLNLSREEILLKQEFTTQDSVDQARKERDVKWADYQVALETLNRLKEEYKQKRHSLLAKINAQREKTKSLEVELSYTKIYAPISGYVSQVTTQQGETVVAGLSAPNLISLIDPTKLEVWLYVDETDIGTVSPGKEVLYYVDAYPDKWFHGKILTIYPEPEVKENIVYYLAIVKVSPEDARLIRPEMTVHARIITKKKQNALLIPNAALKFEKGIPVVYKVKDNKLILTKVKIGLRGENEIEILSGLKEGEKVALKFVLSP, from the coding sequence ATGAAAAAAATCTTTATGGGTATCTTAATAGTTATATTAAGCAGTGTTATTATTTACATTTTATTTCCTAAATCCTCTAAACCGAAGATTTTAAAGACTGCTAGGGTATGGCGGGGCCCTATAACTGCCTTTGTAGAAGAAACAGGTATTGTTAAGCCCCAAGTGGGGGCATTAATTAAGGTAGGCACACGGGCTACCGGTCTCTTAACTTATCTGCCTTACCAGGTAGGAGATTTTGTGAAAAAGGGCGAACTTCTTGCCTTGATTGATGATAGAGAAATATTAGCTAATTTAAATAGTGCCAAAGCTACTTTAAAAAGTCTGCAGGCTGAATTACAATTAATTGATGCTACTTATCCATTGCAAATCAAAGAGCAAGAAGCTAAAGTCCAGGCAGCCAAGGCTCGGTATGATTATGCCGTCCTTAATCTTTCCCGTGAAGAAATCCTTTTAAAACAAGAATTTACTACTCAGGATAGTGTAGACCAGGCCAGAAAAGAAAGAGATGTGAAGTGGGCAGATTATCAGGTAGCATTAGAAACACTCAATCGCTTAAAGGAAGAATATAAACAAAAACGCCATAGCTTATTGGCAAAAATCAATGCTCAAAGAGAAAAAACTAAAAGCCTGGAGGTAGAGCTTTCTTATACCAAGATATATGCCCCTATTTCTGGCTATGTATCTCAAGTAACCACTCAACAGGGTGAAACAGTGGTAGCAGGTCTTTCTGCACCTAACTTGATTAGCTTAATTGACCCTACCAAACTGGAAGTTTGGCTTTATGTAGACGAGACAGATATAGGCACTGTTAGTCCAGGCAAGGAAGTGCTTTATTATGTGGATGCCTATCCTGACAAATGGTTTCACGGAAAGATTCTTACTATTTACCCTGAGCCTGAAGTAAAAGAAAATATTGTGTATTACCTGGCCATTGTCAAGGTTTCTCCAGAAGATGCTCGGCTTATTAGACCTGAAATGACAGTTCATGCCCGGATTATCACGAAGAAAAAACAAAATGCATTACTCATTCCTAATGCAGCCCTTAAATTTGAGAAAGGTATTCCTGTGGTATATAAGGTAAAGGATAATAAGCTTATTCTTACTAAAGTGAAGATTGGGTTAAGAGGAGAAAATGAAATAGAGATACTCTCGGGTCTGAAAGAAGGAGAAAAGGTAGCCTTAAAATTTGTTTTATCACCTTAA
- a CDS encoding type II toxin-antitoxin system VapC family toxin produces MRDILLDTHIWIWISIEQYENLSKKAKEAVKQAKRKWISAISMWELAKLVEKNRIAFSIPLISWIKRSLFECEILVAHLEPEICVESCSLQGFHQDPVDQLIVATSRVLSLPLISAERRIQEFKGVRIIW; encoded by the coding sequence GTGAGAGACATCCTTCTTGATACCCATATCTGGATATGGATAAGCATAGAGCAATATGAAAACCTTTCAAAGAAGGCTAAAGAGGCAGTGAAGCAGGCAAAAAGAAAATGGATCTCTGCTATTTCTATGTGGGAGCTGGCTAAGCTAGTAGAGAAGAATAGAATAGCGTTTTCTATCCCCCTAATAAGTTGGATAAAGCGTTCCTTGTTTGAATGTGAAATACTGGTGGCTCACCTTGAACCAGAGATATGTGTAGAAAGTTGTTCCTTGCAAGGCTTTCATCAGGACCCTGTTGACCAGCTTATTGTAGCTACTTCTCGTGTCCTTTCACTTCCCCTTATATCAGCGGAGAGGAGAATACAAGAGTTTAAAGGTGTGAGGATAATATGGTAA
- a CDS encoding type II toxin-antitoxin system CcdA family antitoxin: MAVVKKTVSISEDIYREAVGFSKNFSQTINQALKEFIKKKKREKLLSLAGSWEDFEEDGVEFVNRIREENKKASARRMKNWDT, encoded by the coding sequence ATGGCTGTTGTGAAAAAGACGGTTTCTATATCTGAGGATATATATAGAGAGGCTGTAGGCTTTTCAAAAAACTTTAGTCAAACAATAAACCAGGCCTTAAAGGAGTTCATAAAAAAGAAAAAAAGAGAGAAACTTTTATCTCTTGCAGGTTCGTGGGAAGACTTTGAGGAAGACGGCGTAGAGTTCGTAAACAGGATCAGAGAAGAAAACAAAAAGGCAAGCGCGAGGAGAATGAAAAATTGGGATACATAA
- a CDS encoding type II toxin-antitoxin system Phd/YefM family antitoxin, whose protein sequence is METIAISKFKAKCLGILEEIHRQKKRVIITKRGVPIAEIRAIESSKEKEVPLRESVIFIGDIISPVAEGDWEVLK, encoded by the coding sequence ATGGAGACCATTGCTATTTCTAAATTTAAGGCCAAATGTTTGGGAATACTTGAGGAAATCCATAGACAGAAGAAGAGGGTGATAATAACAAAAAGGGGTGTTCCTATTGCTGAAATAAGAGCGATAGAGTCTTCAAAAGAAAAAGAAGTTCCTCTTAGAGAGAGTGTCATATTTATTGGTGATATTATTTCTCCTGTGGCTGAAGGTGATTGGGAGGTTTTAAAGTGA
- a CDS encoding transposase — translation MLGLRGAAMKKNRFSIDQIIRILAEAETPGNSVAFVARKYGIVEQTIYRWRQKYKGFSASEAKRLKALEEENARLKRLLAEKELEIQTLTELIKKNF, via the coding sequence ATGTTAGGATTAAGGGGAGCGGCTATGAAGAAAAATAGATTTAGTATTGACCAAATCATTCGTATCTTGGCTGAAGCTGAAACTCCAGGTAACTCTGTGGCGTTTGTCGCTAGAAAATATGGAATAGTAGAACAAACTATCTATCGCTGGAGACAAAAATACAAGGGTTTTTCTGCTTCTGAAGCCAAACGACTCAAAGCTCTTGAGGAAGAAAATGCAAGACTTAAAAGACTTTTAGCTGAAAAAGAATTAGAAATACAAACACTAACAGAACTTATTAAAAAAAACTTCTAA
- a CDS encoding ABC transporter ATP-binding protein codes for MSKTSIISLRKIKKIYKLGEREIEVLKDINLEVEKGEFLAIMGVSGSGKSTLLNIIGLMDKPTEGEYFLMGRKIAHLDDDHLSELRNAYVGFVFQQFYLIEYLNALENVVLPLLYSHKSVSHLQKKALNLLEKVGLKERYKSKPSQLSGGEQQRVAIARALINEPEIILADEPTGQLDTETALEIMDIFSKLNAEGKTVVMVTHDPNMAAKAKRITKMKDGRIVD; via the coding sequence ATGTCTAAAACTTCTATAATTTCTCTAAGAAAAATAAAAAAGATATATAAGCTTGGAGAAAGAGAAATTGAGGTGCTTAAAGATATAAATTTAGAGGTGGAAAAGGGAGAATTTTTAGCCATTATGGGCGTCTCAGGTTCAGGTAAAAGCACCCTTTTAAACATTATTGGTTTGATGGATAAACCTACTGAAGGGGAATATTTTCTTATGGGAAGAAAGATTGCCCATCTGGACGATGACCACCTTTCTGAGCTACGGAATGCCTATGTTGGTTTTGTTTTTCAACAATTTTATCTGATTGAATACCTAAATGCCTTAGAAAATGTGGTTTTACCTTTACTTTACAGTCACAAGTCTGTAAGCCATCTTCAGAAGAAGGCATTAAATCTTTTAGAAAAGGTGGGATTAAAGGAGCGATATAAAAGTAAGCCTTCTCAACTTTCAGGTGGAGAACAGCAAAGGGTGGCCATTGCCAGGGCCTTGATAAATGAGCCAGAAATCATCCTTGCTGATGAACCTACTGGGCAGTTAGACACAGAGACAGCATTAGAAATCATGGATATTTTTAGTAAGCTCAATGCAGAAGGAAAAACAGTAGTTATGGTTACTCATGACCCCAATATGGCAGCCAAGGCAAAAAGAATTACCAAAATGAAAGACGGACGTATTGTGGATTAA
- a CDS encoding type II toxin-antitoxin system VapC family toxin: protein MGYIIDTDVCVDFLKNREFAVELFEKISEKDRYFISILTYYELLKGSYSKKQYKSVEVFASSIEILNLDGKIIKMGAEFYRDYRKRGITLSDIDCLIMATAKEKNLKIITRNVKHYPEKNLLSDFSLRMRI from the coding sequence TTGGGATACATAATCGACACTGATGTATGCGTTGATTTTTTGAAGAATAGAGAGTTTGCCGTAGAATTATTTGAAAAAATTTCAGAAAAGGACAGGTATTTTATAAGCATTCTTACATACTATGAGCTGTTGAAAGGGAGTTATTCTAAAAAGCAATATAAATCTGTGGAAGTCTTCGCTAGTTCTATTGAGATATTGAATTTAGACGGGAAAATTATAAAAATGGGAGCTGAATTTTACAGAGATTATAGAAAAAGGGGTATAACACTCTCGGATATTGACTGTCTTATAATGGCAACTGCAAAGGAAAAGAACTTAAAAATAATCACCCGCAATGTAAAGCATTATCCAGAGAAAAATTTACTATCTGATTTTTCATTGAGGATGAGAATATAG